One genomic region from Streptomyces sp. NBC_00457 encodes:
- the tatA gene encoding Sec-independent protein translocase subunit TatA, with protein MFGRLGAPEIILILVVIILLFGAKKLPDMARSLGKSARILKSEAKAMKTEGQDNASAPAAPPQTDEQPPAQRTIQAAPGDVTSSRPVTEPTDTSKR; from the coding sequence ATGTTCGGAAGGCTCGGAGCTCCCGAGATCATTCTCATCCTCGTCGTCATCATCCTGCTGTTCGGCGCGAAGAAGCTTCCGGACATGGCGCGCTCGCTCGGCAAGTCCGCGCGCATCCTCAAGAGCGAGGCCAAGGCGATGAAGACGGAGGGCCAGGACAACGCCTCCGCTCCCGCGGCCCCGCCGCAGACCGACGAGCAGCCCCCCGCTCAGCGCACCATCCAGGCCGCCCCCGGCGACGTGACCAGCTCGCGGCCGGTCACCGAGCCGACGGACACGTCCAAGCGCTGA
- the tatC gene encoding twin-arginine translocase subunit TatC yields MLKSARKQERDPEGRMPLAEHLRELRNRLAKALLAIVAITVVAAFFYNDIINILTKPILDSVGCGKTFEELANTSKSTEPCAQITINGLLTPFTLALKVSLMAGVVLASPVWLFQLWAFVAPGLHRHERKYAYAFVGMGAPLFLVGAYFAYSVLPTTAEVLLQFSPENTDNLLPLDDLLDLVTRMVIVFGLSFELPLLLIFLNLTGAITGKRMLGWWRAMIMGITVFAALATPSTDPLTMLALAGPIWILYFAATAFSLINDKRRRRREAMGPADDEASDLDLTPDDIGEVETVSASRALPEQAGTDRVNGYDDVT; encoded by the coding sequence TTGCTGAAGTCTGCCCGCAAGCAGGAGAGGGATCCCGAGGGGCGGATGCCCCTCGCGGAGCACCTACGCGAGCTTCGCAACCGGCTCGCGAAGGCGCTGTTGGCCATCGTCGCCATCACGGTCGTCGCTGCCTTCTTCTACAACGACATCATCAACATCCTCACCAAGCCGATCCTCGACTCGGTCGGCTGTGGCAAGACGTTCGAGGAACTGGCGAACACGTCCAAGTCCACCGAGCCGTGTGCGCAGATCACCATCAACGGTCTGCTCACTCCCTTCACGCTCGCGCTGAAGGTGTCGTTGATGGCCGGTGTCGTACTGGCCTCGCCGGTCTGGCTGTTCCAGCTGTGGGCCTTCGTCGCGCCCGGTCTGCACCGGCACGAGAGGAAGTACGCCTACGCCTTCGTCGGCATGGGCGCTCCGCTCTTCCTCGTCGGCGCCTACTTCGCCTACTCGGTGCTGCCCACCACGGCAGAGGTGCTGCTCCAATTCAGCCCGGAGAACACGGACAACCTCCTGCCCCTGGACGACCTGCTCGATCTGGTCACCCGCATGGTGATCGTCTTCGGCCTCTCCTTCGAGCTGCCCCTGCTGCTGATCTTCCTGAACCTCACCGGGGCGATCACGGGCAAGCGAATGCTCGGCTGGTGGCGAGCGATGATCATGGGCATCACGGTCTTCGCGGCGCTCGCGACGCCCAGCACCGACCCGCTGACGATGCTCGCGCTCGCCGGACCGATCTGGATCCTGTACTTCGCCGCGACCGCCTTCTCGTTGATCAACGACAAGCGCCGGCGTCGCCGCGAGGCCATGGGCCCCGCCGACGACGAGGCCTCCGACCTGGACCTCACGCCCGATGACATCGGCGAGGTCGAGACAGTCTCCGCCAGCCGGGCGCTGCCGGAACAGGCGGGCACGGACCGGGTCAACGGATACGACGACGTGACGTAG
- a CDS encoding DEAD/DEAH box helicase yields the protein MIVLLSVGPGTLESTMTEDLSPAERYAAARKRAVEQATALASFREMYDFGLDPFQIEACEALESGKGVLVAAPTGSGKTIVGEFAVHLALMQGKKCFYTTPIKALSNQKYADLCRRYGTGMVGLLTGDNSVNSDAPVVVMTTEVLRNMLYAGSQTLLGLGYVVMDEVHYLSDRFRGAVWEEVIIHLPESVTLVSLSATVSNAEEFGDWLDTVRGDTEVIVSEHRPVPLFQHVLAGRRMYDLFEEGEGHKKAVNPDLTRLARMEATRPSYQDRRRGRSMREADRERERRSRSRVWTPGRPEVIERLDAEGLLPAITFIFSRAACESAVQQCLYAGLRLNDDEARERVRSLVEERTASIPTEDLHVLGYYEWLEGLERGIAAHHAGMLPTFKEVVEELFVRGLVKAVFATETLALGINMPARSVVLEKLVKWNGEQHADITPGEYTQLTGRAGRRGIDVEGHAVVLWQRGMSPEHLAGLAGTRTYPLRSSFKPSYNMAVNLVEQFGRHRSRELLETSFAQFQADKSVVGISRQVQRNEEGLAGYKESMTCHLGDFEEYARLRRELKDRETELAKQGATERRAEAAVALEKLKPGDVIHVPTGKYAGLALVLDPGLPAGRSNGHRGFEHHDGPRPLVLTAERQVKRLASMDFPVPVEALERMRIPKSFNPRSPQSRRDLASALRTKAGHIPPERHRKKRSQAADDREIARLRTAIRAHPCHGCNDREDHARWAERYHRLMRDTSQLERRIEGRTNTIARTFDRIVALLTELDYLRGDEVTEHGKRLARLYGELDLLSSECLRAGVWEGLGPAELAACVSALVYEARVGDDAMAPKLPSGKAKAALGEMVRIWGRLDALEEEFRITQSEGVGQREPDLGFAWAAYMWASGKGLDEVLREAEMPAGDFVRWCKQVIDVLGQISAASAAEGSTVAKNARKAVDGLLRGVVAYSSVG from the coding sequence TTGATCGTCCTGTTGTCAGTGGGGCCCGGTACGCTCGAAAGCACGATGACAGAGGACCTCTCACCGGCCGAGCGGTATGCGGCAGCGCGTAAGCGTGCTGTCGAGCAGGCCACCGCGCTCGCCTCCTTCCGCGAGATGTACGACTTCGGCCTCGACCCCTTCCAGATCGAGGCCTGCGAGGCGCTCGAATCGGGGAAGGGCGTGCTGGTGGCCGCGCCCACCGGCTCCGGCAAGACGATCGTGGGCGAGTTCGCCGTCCACCTCGCCCTGATGCAGGGCAAGAAGTGCTTCTACACGACCCCCATCAAGGCGCTGTCGAACCAGAAGTACGCCGACCTGTGCCGCCGTTACGGCACGGGCATGGTCGGTCTCCTCACCGGTGACAACAGCGTCAACTCCGACGCCCCGGTGGTCGTGATGACCACCGAGGTGCTGCGGAACATGCTGTACGCCGGATCGCAGACCCTCCTCGGACTCGGCTATGTGGTCATGGACGAGGTGCACTACCTCTCCGACCGGTTCCGGGGCGCCGTATGGGAAGAGGTGATCATTCATCTCCCCGAGTCGGTGACCCTGGTGTCGCTGTCGGCCACCGTGTCGAACGCCGAGGAGTTCGGCGACTGGCTCGACACCGTCCGCGGTGACACCGAGGTGATCGTCTCCGAGCACCGGCCCGTGCCGCTGTTCCAGCATGTGCTCGCCGGACGCCGGATGTACGACCTGTTCGAGGAGGGCGAGGGCCACAAGAAGGCCGTCAACCCGGACCTCACCCGGCTCGCGCGCATGGAGGCGACCAGGCCGTCGTACCAGGACCGCAGACGCGGGCGGTCCATGCGGGAGGCCGATCGGGAGCGGGAGCGCAGATCCAGGTCGCGGGTGTGGACACCCGGACGGCCCGAGGTCATCGAGCGGCTCGACGCCGAGGGGCTGCTGCCCGCCATCACCTTCATCTTCAGCCGTGCCGCCTGCGAGTCCGCCGTTCAGCAGTGCCTGTACGCCGGGCTGCGGCTCAACGACGACGAGGCACGGGAGCGGGTCCGCTCCCTGGTCGAGGAGCGCACGGCCTCCATTCCCACCGAAGACCTGCATGTGCTCGGGTACTACGAGTGGCTGGAGGGACTGGAGCGCGGGATCGCGGCCCACCACGCGGGCATGCTGCCGACGTTCAAGGAGGTCGTCGAGGAGCTGTTCGTGCGCGGCCTGGTCAAGGCCGTGTTCGCCACCGAGACGCTGGCCCTGGGCATCAACATGCCCGCCCGGTCCGTGGTGCTGGAGAAGCTCGTCAAGTGGAACGGCGAGCAGCACGCCGACATCACCCCCGGTGAGTACACCCAGTTGACCGGCCGTGCCGGGCGCCGCGGCATCGATGTCGAAGGACATGCCGTGGTGCTGTGGCAGCGCGGAATGAGCCCGGAGCACCTGGCGGGACTGGCCGGTACGCGCACGTATCCGCTGCGGTCCAGCTTCAAGCCGTCGTACAACATGGCGGTCAACCTCGTCGAGCAGTTCGGGCGGCACCGCTCGCGGGAGCTGCTGGAGACGTCCTTCGCGCAGTTCCAGGCCGACAAGTCGGTCGTGGGGATCTCGCGGCAGGTGCAGCGCAACGAGGAGGGGCTCGCGGGCTACAAGGAGTCCATGACCTGCCACCTCGGGGACTTCGAGGAGTATGCGCGGCTGCGGCGTGAGCTCAAGGACCGGGAGACCGAACTGGCCAAGCAGGGCGCGACGGAGCGGCGTGCCGAGGCCGCCGTCGCGCTGGAGAAGCTCAAGCCGGGTGACGTCATCCATGTGCCGACCGGGAAGTACGCGGGGCTGGCACTGGTGCTGGATCCGGGACTGCCGGCCGGGCGGTCCAACGGCCACCGCGGCTTCGAGCACCACGACGGGCCGCGCCCGCTGGTGCTGACCGCCGAGCGGCAGGTCAAGCGGCTGGCGTCGATGGACTTCCCGGTGCCCGTCGAGGCGCTGGAGCGGATGCGGATCCCGAAGTCCTTCAATCCGCGCTCACCGCAGTCGCGTCGCGACCTCGCCTCCGCACTGCGGACCAAGGCCGGGCACATCCCCCCGGAGCGGCATCGCAAGAAGCGGTCGCAGGCCGCCGACGACCGGGAGATCGCCCGGCTGCGTACGGCGATCCGCGCGCATCCGTGCCATGGGTGCAACGACCGTGAGGATCACGCGCGTTGGGCCGAGCGGTATCACCGGCTGATGCGGGACACCTCGCAGCTGGAGCGCCGCATCGAGGGCCGTACCAACACGATCGCCCGTACGTTCGACCGGATCGTCGCGTTGCTGACCGAGCTGGACTATCTGCGCGGGGACGAGGTCACCGAGCACGGCAAGCGGCTCGCCCGGCTGTACGGCGAGCTGGATCTGCTCTCGAGTGAATGCCTGCGCGCCGGCGTGTGGGAGGGGCTCGGTCCCGCCGAACTCGCGGCCTGTGTCTCGGCGTTGGTGTACGAGGCGCGGGTCGGGGACGATGCGATGGCGCCCAAGCTGCCGTCCGGGAAGGCGAAGGCCGCGCTCGGTGAGATGGTGCGGATCTGGGGGCGGCTGGATGCGCTGGAGGAGGAGTTCCGGATCACCCAGTCCGAGGGTGTCGGGCAGCGTGAGCCGGATCTCGGGTTTGCCTGGGCCGCGTATATGTGGGCGTCCGGGAAGGGCCTCGATGAGGTGCTGCGTGAGGCGGAGATGCCGGCGGGGGACTTTGTGCGGTGGTGCAAGCAGGTGATTGATGTGCTGGGGCAGATTTCGGCGGCGTCTGCGGCGGAGGGGTCGACCGTGGCGAAGAATGCGCGTAAGGCGGTTGACGGTTTGCTTCGGGGGGTTGTGGCTTACTCGTCGGTTGGGTAG
- the atzF gene encoding allophanate hydrolase — MSTALSRVRAAYALIEAVDRPEVWIDLRPREDVEAEARALDGRVARGERLPLAGRLFAAKGNIDVAGLPTTAGCPSYAYRPEADAPVVARLRAAGALVLGTTNLDQFATGLVGTRSPYGAVRNAYDPARISGGSSSGSAVAVALGLVDFALGTDTAGSGRVPAAFNGIVGLKPTRGLVPTEGVVPACASLDCVTVLARTLPEAEQAMSYMVTVDQQLPRRPPGPWRIAVASPRQLGELDPGWAEAYEAAVRQVTEAGAEVRTIDLTPFTDAAAMLYEGAFVAERYTAVGSFIDKSLSEGGAGLDPTVTGIITRARGIPAHQLYADQERLAALRARAEAELADADALLLPTTPGHPTLTEVAADPLGANARLGRFTNSTNLFDLAAVAVPAGEVNGLPFGAMLIGPAFTDERLTRIAGLLQPETRLAVVGAHLSGQPLNPQLLALGARLDRTTTTAPVYRLHSLATTPPKPGLVHVGETGAAIETEVWRLPAEGLGRLLAALPRPMTLGSVELSDGTHVPGFLCEPGALEGAADITPYGGWRAYLNA, encoded by the coding sequence ATGTCGACGGCTCTGTCCCGTGTCCGCGCCGCATACGCCCTTATCGAGGCCGTGGACCGACCCGAGGTCTGGATCGACCTGCGTCCACGGGAGGACGTCGAGGCCGAAGCCCGCGCACTCGACGGACGCGTCGCTCGCGGCGAGCGGCTTCCGCTTGCCGGCCGTCTCTTCGCCGCCAAGGGCAACATCGACGTGGCCGGGCTGCCGACGACGGCGGGCTGTCCGTCGTACGCCTACCGGCCGGAGGCGGACGCACCCGTGGTGGCCCGGCTCCGTGCTGCCGGTGCGCTCGTGCTCGGCACCACGAATCTCGACCAGTTCGCGACCGGCCTCGTCGGCACCCGCTCCCCCTACGGCGCCGTGCGCAACGCGTACGACCCGGCGCGGATCAGTGGCGGTTCCAGTTCCGGCTCGGCGGTCGCCGTGGCGCTGGGCCTGGTCGACTTCGCACTCGGTACGGACACCGCGGGCTCGGGCCGGGTGCCGGCCGCCTTCAACGGCATCGTCGGCCTCAAGCCCACCCGTGGCCTGGTCCCGACGGAGGGGGTCGTCCCGGCCTGTGCCTCGCTCGACTGCGTGACGGTGCTCGCGCGGACGCTCCCGGAAGCGGAGCAGGCGATGTCGTACATGGTCACGGTGGACCAGCAGCTCCCCCGACGCCCGCCGGGCCCCTGGCGGATCGCGGTCGCCTCGCCGCGGCAGCTCGGCGAGCTGGATCCGGGCTGGGCGGAGGCGTACGAGGCGGCGGTACGGCAGGTCACCGAGGCGGGTGCGGAGGTGCGGACGATCGACCTCACCCCGTTCACGGATGCCGCCGCGATGCTCTACGAGGGCGCCTTCGTGGCCGAGCGCTACACCGCCGTGGGGAGTTTTATCGACAAGTCGCTCTCCGAAGGCGGCGCCGGTCTCGACCCCACCGTCACCGGCATCATCACCCGCGCCCGCGGCATCCCGGCCCACCAGCTCTACGCCGACCAGGAGCGGCTCGCCGCCCTGCGCGCCCGCGCCGAAGCGGAACTCGCCGACGCGGACGCCCTGTTGCTCCCCACCACACCCGGCCACCCCACCCTCACCGAGGTCGCCGCCGATCCCCTGGGCGCCAATGCCCGCCTGGGCCGCTTCACCAACTCCACCAACCTGTTCGACCTGGCGGCGGTGGCCGTCCCGGCGGGCGAGGTGAACGGCCTACCCTTCGGCGCCATGCTGATCGGTCCGGCCTTCACCGACGAGCGGCTGACGCGGATCGCCGGGCTGCTGCAGCCGGAGACCCGGCTCGCGGTCGTCGGCGCCCATCTGTCGGGCCAGCCCCTCAACCCGCAACTCCTCGCGCTGGGCGCCCGCTTGGACCGTACGACCACCACCGCCCCCGTCTACCGCCTGCACTCACTCGCCACCACCCCACCCAAGCCGGGCCTCGTCCACGTCGGCGAAACCGGCGCCGCCATCGAGACCGAGGTATGGCGCCTCCCGGCCGAAGGCCTGGGCCGCCTGCTGGCCGCACTCCCCCGCCCGATGACGCTGGGCAGCGTCGAACTGTCCGACGGCACCCACGTCCCCGGCTTCCTGTGCGAGCCGGGAGCGCTCGAAGGGGCGGCCGACATCACGCCGTACGGCGGTTGGCGCGCGTATCTAAACGCGTAG
- a CDS encoding 5-oxoprolinase/urea amidolyase family protein, with amino-acid sequence MSFETLLVANRGEIAVRIIRTARELGLRTIAVYSDPDRSAPHVRLADEAVRLGPAPAKESYLDVDLVLNAAKDTGAGAIHPGYGFLSEDAAFARRCEDAGIVFVGPTPEQLELFGAKHTARAAARAAGVPLAPGTGLLGSVEEALDAARAIGYPVMLKATGGGGGIGMSACRSADELTEAWERVQRVAAASFSSAGVFLERLVENARHVEVQVFGDGTGKVVTFGDRDCSLQRRNQKVLEEAPAPGLPDHVREQLASSARDLCASVDYRSAGTVEFVYDAAREEACFLEVNTRLQVEHPVTEEVYGVDLVAWMLRLARGETDAVRDPGPPHGHAVEARLYAEDPSREHRPGAGLLTRVEFPPGVRVDGWVETGTEVTTSYDPLLAKVVAYGPDREHALRRLDAALARTRIDGIETNLGLVRAALADREFGAALHSTATLTRVSDPTPRIEVVSGGLLTTVQDWPGRTGYWQVGVPPSGPMDDRSFRLGNRALGNPEGAPGLECTLQGPALRFTQPTTVCVTGAPAPVTVAGVPVAQWEPVTVPAGAVLEIGAPTEHGLRTYVLFAGGLDVPGFLGSASTFTLGRFGGHGGRELRTGDVLHGGTVADGTPVPLDGRPAFGTVWHVGAVEGPHAAPEFFTEQDIRDFYAADWKVHFNSARTGVRLVGPKPRWARTDGGEAGLHPSNIHDTPYSVGSVDYTGDMPVLLGPDGPSLGGFVCPAVVLSAERWKLGQLRPGDTVRFVPVDVDGARRAEIVDGGVLARDRDVTYHRSGDDSLLIEFGPMQLDLTLRMRVHALMEAIAEESLDGITDLTPGIRSLQIRTDPRRLPQHELLAAVRETVSSLPPSDELVVPSRTVHLPLSWDDPATREAIARYMAGVRDDAPWCPWNIEFIRRVNGLDSVADVYRTVFDAEYLVLGLGDVYLGAPVATPLDPRHRLVTTKYNPARTWTAENSVGIGGAYLCIYGMEGPGGYQFVGRTTQVWSPWQQRGAFEPGSPWLLRFFDRIKWYPVGAEELLELRADIKSGRFVPRIEEGTFSLAEYQAFLAENAESIAEFRARQGAAFAAERDAWEAAGEFTRAESLTAPAAPAAEVRVPSGGRLIEAEFAASVWQLNVSQGDEVSAGQPLLALEAMKMESRVHAPADGVVTEILVGPGDQVEAGTALIVLARSAPRLP; translated from the coding sequence GTGAGCTTCGAGACGCTGCTGGTCGCCAACCGCGGCGAGATCGCCGTACGGATCATCCGCACGGCCCGCGAACTGGGGCTGCGCACCATCGCCGTGTACTCCGACCCGGACCGCTCGGCGCCGCACGTCCGGCTCGCCGACGAGGCGGTACGGCTGGGCCCGGCGCCCGCAAAGGAGTCGTACCTCGATGTGGACCTGGTGCTGAACGCCGCCAAGGACACCGGCGCGGGCGCGATCCATCCCGGGTACGGCTTCCTGTCCGAGGACGCGGCCTTCGCGCGGCGCTGCGAGGACGCCGGGATCGTGTTCGTGGGCCCGACGCCGGAGCAGTTGGAGCTGTTCGGCGCGAAGCACACGGCACGGGCGGCGGCGCGGGCCGCGGGGGTGCCGCTGGCGCCGGGCACGGGACTCCTTGGCTCGGTCGAGGAGGCCCTGGACGCGGCCCGCGCCATCGGCTATCCGGTCATGCTCAAGGCGACCGGCGGAGGCGGTGGTATCGGCATGTCGGCCTGTCGATCCGCCGATGAACTGACCGAGGCCTGGGAGCGGGTGCAGCGCGTCGCCGCCGCATCCTTCTCTTCGGCCGGTGTCTTCCTCGAACGGCTCGTCGAGAACGCCCGCCATGTCGAGGTGCAGGTCTTCGGCGACGGCACGGGGAAGGTCGTCACCTTCGGCGACCGGGACTGCTCGCTCCAGCGGCGCAACCAGAAGGTGCTGGAGGAGGCGCCGGCGCCCGGGCTGCCGGATCATGTGCGGGAACAACTCGCCTCATCCGCACGTGACTTGTGCGCTTCGGTCGACTACCGCTCCGCCGGTACGGTCGAGTTCGTCTACGACGCCGCCCGCGAGGAGGCCTGCTTCCTGGAGGTCAACACGCGCCTCCAGGTCGAACACCCGGTCACCGAGGAGGTCTACGGCGTCGACCTCGTCGCCTGGATGCTGCGGCTGGCCCGCGGCGAGACCGACGCCGTACGCGACCCGGGTCCGCCGCACGGTCACGCCGTCGAGGCACGCCTGTACGCGGAGGATCCGAGCCGTGAACACCGGCCCGGCGCGGGCCTGTTGACGCGGGTCGAGTTCCCGCCGGGCGTCCGGGTCGACGGCTGGGTGGAGACGGGCACGGAGGTGACGACGTCGTACGACCCACTGCTCGCGAAGGTCGTCGCGTACGGCCCGGACCGGGAACACGCGCTGCGGCGGCTCGACGCGGCGCTGGCCCGCACGCGGATCGACGGCATCGAGACGAACCTGGGGCTGGTGCGGGCGGCACTCGCGGACCGGGAGTTCGGTGCGGCTCTGCACTCGACGGCCACCCTCACCCGGGTGAGCGATCCGACCCCGCGCATCGAGGTCGTCTCCGGCGGACTGCTCACCACGGTGCAGGACTGGCCGGGCCGCACCGGCTACTGGCAGGTCGGCGTGCCGCCGAGCGGCCCGATGGACGACCGGTCGTTCCGGCTGGGCAACCGGGCGCTGGGCAATCCCGAGGGGGCGCCCGGGCTCGAATGCACCCTCCAGGGACCGGCGTTGAGGTTCACACAGCCGACGACGGTGTGCGTGACGGGTGCTCCCGCGCCGGTGACCGTGGCCGGTGTGCCGGTCGCGCAGTGGGAGCCGGTGACGGTGCCGGCGGGGGCCGTACTGGAGATCGGGGCGCCGACGGAGCACGGGCTGCGGACGTACGTACTGTTCGCGGGCGGTCTGGACGTGCCCGGATTCCTGGGCAGCGCGAGCACCTTCACGCTGGGCCGGTTCGGCGGGCACGGGGGACGGGAGCTGCGGACGGGCGATGTGCTGCACGGGGGGACGGTCGCGGACGGCACGCCCGTACCGCTCGACGGCCGTCCCGCCTTCGGCACCGTATGGCACGTCGGCGCGGTCGAAGGCCCCCATGCGGCACCGGAGTTCTTCACCGAACAGGACATCCGGGACTTCTACGCCGCCGACTGGAAGGTGCACTTCAACTCGGCGCGGACGGGTGTGCGGCTGGTCGGTCCGAAGCCGCGCTGGGCCCGTACGGACGGCGGTGAGGCGGGCCTGCATCCGTCCAACATCCATGACACGCCGTACTCCGTCGGCTCCGTCGACTACACGGGCGACATGCCGGTGCTGCTGGGCCCGGACGGACCTTCGCTCGGCGGGTTCGTGTGCCCGGCCGTGGTGCTGAGCGCGGAGCGGTGGAAGCTGGGGCAGCTGCGGCCGGGCGATACGGTGCGGTTCGTTCCGGTGGATGTGGACGGGGCGAGGCGGGCGGAGATCGTGGACGGTGGGGTGCTGGCGCGGGACCGCGATGTGACCTACCACAGGAGCGGCGACGACAGCCTGCTGATCGAATTCGGGCCGATGCAGCTGGACCTCACCCTGCGCATGCGCGTCCACGCGCTGATGGAAGCGATCGCCGAGGAATCCCTCGACGGGATCACGGACCTCACACCGGGCATCCGATCCCTCCAGATCCGGACGGACCCGCGCCGGCTCCCCCAGCACGAACTCCTCGCCGCCGTAAGGGAAACGGTCTCCTCGCTCCCGCCCTCCGACGAACTCGTCGTCCCCTCCCGCACCGTCCACCTCCCCCTCTCCTGGGACGACCCGGCGACCCGCGAGGCCATCGCCCGCTATATGGCGGGCGTGCGCGACGACGCGCCCTGGTGCCCGTGGAACATCGAGTTCATCCGCCGCGTCAACGGACTCGACTCGGTGGCGGACGTGTACCGCACGGTGTTCGACGCGGAGTACCTCGTACTCGGCCTGGGAGACGTCTACCTCGGCGCACCCGTGGCGACCCCGCTCGACCCACGGCACCGGCTGGTGACGACGAAGTACAACCCGGCACGCACCTGGACGGCCGAGAACTCGGTCGGCATCGGCGGCGCGTATCTCTGCATCTACGGCATGGAGGGCCCCGGCGGCTATCAGTTCGTGGGCCGTACGACCCAGGTGTGGTCGCCGTGGCAGCAGCGCGGTGCGTTCGAGCCGGGGTCGCCGTGGCTGCTGCGGTTCTTCGACCGGATCAAGTGGTATCCGGTGGGTGCCGAGGAGCTGCTGGAGCTGCGCGCCGACATCAAGTCCGGGCGCTTTGTGCCCCGCATCGAGGAGGGCACCTTCTCCCTCGCCGAGTACCAGGCCTTCCTCGCCGAGAACGCCGAGTCCATCGCCGAGTTCCGGGCCCGTCAGGGTGCCGCGTTCGCGGCGGAGCGGGACGCGTGGGAGGCGGCGGGCGAGTTCACGCGGGCGGAGAGCCTGACGGCGCCCGCGGCACCGGCGGCCGAGGTGCGGGTGCCTTCGGGCGGCCGTCTCATAGAGGCCGAATTCGCCGCGTCCGTATGGCAGTTGAACGTCAGCCAGGGAGACGAGGTGAGCGCCGGGCAGCCACTGCTCGCCCTGGAGGCGATGAAGATGGAGTCCAGGGTCCACGCGCCGGCCGACGGCGTGGTGACCGAGATCCTGGTCGGGCCCGGGGACCAGGTGGAGGCCGGGACGGCCCTGATCGTGCTGGCGCGCAGCGCTCCGCGGCTGCCGTGA
- a CDS encoding urea amidolyase associated protein UAAP2, with protein MKTVVPARAAWSSVVRSGQTLTITDLHGNQAVDFLVYDAHDTSVRYSAPDTIQAQGALFLTTGSVLMSNEHTPLMTVVADDVGRHDTVGGACSKESNTLRYGHHTWSQHACVDNFLAEGSKYGLGKRDLVSNINWYMNVPVEKDGTLGIVDGISAPGLSLTLRAERDVLVLVSNCPQINNPCNGFDPTAVEMTIGESA; from the coding sequence ATGAAGACCGTCGTTCCCGCACGCGCCGCCTGGTCGTCGGTCGTCCGCTCCGGCCAGACACTCACCATCACCGACCTGCACGGCAACCAGGCCGTCGACTTCCTGGTGTACGACGCCCACGACACGTCGGTCCGCTACAGCGCGCCCGACACGATCCAAGCGCAGGGCGCCCTCTTCCTCACCACCGGCAGTGTGCTGATGTCCAACGAGCACACGCCGCTGATGACCGTGGTCGCCGACGACGTCGGCCGGCACGACACGGTCGGCGGCGCCTGCTCCAAGGAGTCGAACACGCTCCGGTACGGCCACCACACCTGGTCGCAGCACGCGTGCGTGGACAACTTCCTGGCGGAGGGCTCGAAGTACGGGCTGGGCAAGCGGGATCTGGTCTCCAACATCAACTGGTACATGAACGTGCCGGTCGAGAAGGACGGCACCCTCGGCATCGTCGACGGCATCTCGGCACCCGGCCTCTCCCTCACCCTCCGCGCCGAACGCGATGTGCTGGTCCTCGTCTCCAACTGCCCGCAGATCAACAACCCTTGCAACGGCTTCGATCCGACGGCGGTGGAGATGACGATCGGGGAGAGCGCGTGA
- a CDS encoding urea amidolyase associated protein UAAP1, translating to MTPGKATATTYGARAHARAQEGTRTEAMPVVPATDWPEPPREAGRLVWAETVAGGNYTHRVLARGTELRLTDLRGDACAHLLLYVAGRPWERLNVADTVKVQWNAYLGEGLLLLSDQGRVLASLIADTSGRHDALCGTSTLVRNTERYGEGAPQSGSPAGRELFKLAAAKHGLAPRDLPPSLSFFQGVEVREDGALDFTGSAGPGGSVTLRAEQDVTVLIANVPHPVDPRDDYVSTPLEVLAWRAEPTKAGDPLWDASPEGHRAFLNTAEFLAARGLA from the coding sequence ATGACACCAGGGAAGGCAACAGCGACCACGTACGGAGCCCGTGCGCACGCACGCGCCCAGGAGGGCACGCGCACCGAGGCCATGCCCGTCGTCCCGGCCACCGACTGGCCCGAGCCGCCCCGTGAGGCGGGCCGGCTGGTGTGGGCGGAGACGGTGGCGGGCGGCAACTACACGCACCGGGTGCTGGCCCGCGGCACCGAGCTGCGGCTGACCGATCTGCGCGGCGACGCCTGCGCGCATCTGCTGCTGTACGTCGCCGGCCGGCCGTGGGAGCGGCTGAACGTCGCCGACACGGTCAAGGTCCAGTGGAACGCCTACCTCGGCGAGGGCCTGCTGCTCCTCTCCGACCAGGGCCGCGTCCTCGCCTCGCTGATCGCCGACACCTCCGGGCGGCACGACGCGCTCTGCGGCACCTCCACCCTCGTACGCAACACCGAACGGTACGGCGAAGGCGCCCCGCAGTCCGGCTCACCGGCCGGACGTGAGCTGTTCAAGCTGGCTGCCGCGAAGCACGGCCTCGCACCGCGCGACCTGCCGCCGTCGCTGTCGTTCTTCCAGGGCGTGGAGGTGCGCGAGGACGGCGCCCTGGACTTCACCGGCTCGGCCGGTCCGGGCGGCAGTGTGACGCTGCGCGCCGAGCAGGACGTCACGGTGCTGATCGCCAACGTGCCCCACCCGGTCGACCCGCGGGACGACTACGTCAGCACCCCGCTGGAGGTCCTCGCCTGGCGCGCGGAGCCGACGAAGGCCGGCGACCCGCTGTGGGACGCCTCCCCCGAGGGCCATCGCGCCTTCCTCAACACCGCCGAATTCCTTGCCGCGAGGGGGCTCGCATGA